One Salmo salar chromosome ssa01, Ssal_v3.1, whole genome shotgun sequence DNA window includes the following coding sequences:
- the LOC106565683 gene encoding inactive phospholipid phosphatase 7 has product MPAIPSSRSRTRDRNNVLSRPEFMSLNQPLRCVNSETRGTARRPAQPKHQASQPCDPQEPTDSANKDRKEPAKLPDEDCIQLNPSFKGIAMSSLLAIDICLSKRLGVCAYTSSSWGSVRSMITLLALTGHGITWIFGTIVCLTRSNTLAGQEVLVNLLLALLLDIMTVAGVQKLIKRKGPWEMTPGFLDYCAMDVYSFPAAHASRAAMVSKFLLSHLVLAVPLRILLVLWAFLVGMSRVLLGRHHLTDMACGFALGLLHFSLVETVWLSSSACQTLISIGTLSWSPFY; this is encoded by the exons ATGCCCGCAATTCCGAGTTCTAGGTCCAGGACGCGGGATCGGAACAACGTCCTGAGCAGACCCGAGTTCATGTCCCTGAATCAGCCTCTCCGGTGCGTTAACTCTGAGACCCGTGGCACCGCAAGACGACCGGCCCAACCCAAACACCAAGCAAGCCAACCGTGCGACCCGCAGGAACCTACCGACAGTGCCAACAAGGATCGGAAAGAGCCCGCGAAACTGCCCGATGAGGACTGTATCCAGCTGAACCCTTCCTTCAAAGGGATAGCGATGAGCTCCCTCCTCGCCATTGACATTTGTCTGTCCAAGCGCCTGGGGGTCTGCGCCTACACGTCGTCGTCTTGGGGCAGCGTTCGTTCCATGATCACTCTGTTGGCGCTTACAGGGCACGGCATCACGTGGATCTTTGGCACTATCGTGTGTCTGACAAGGAGTAATACGCTGGCCGGACAAGAAGTCTTGGTCAATCTATTACTTG CCCTCCTACTTGACATCATGACTGTGGCCGGTGTCCAGAAGCTGATCAAACGCAAAGGACCCTGGGAGATGACTCCGGGCTTCCTGGACTACTGTGCCATGGACGTGTACTCCTTCCCGGCGGCCCATGCCAGTCGCGCCGCCATGGTATCCAAGTTCCTGCTTTCCCACCTGGTCCTGGCCGTTCCACTCCGCATCCTGCTGGTGCTCTGGGCCTTCCTGGTGGGCATGTCCCGGGTGTTGCTGGGTAGGCACCACCTGACCGACATGGCGTGTGGCTTCGCCCTTGGCCTGCTGCACTTCAGCCTGGTGGAGACGGTGTGGCTGTCGTCCAGCGCCTGTCAGACCCTCATCTCTATAGGGACCCTCAGCTGGAGCCCTTTCTATTGA